GTGACGAGCGTTTGGGTCGGGGCTCGCTACGACAAGGGGACGATCGAGGACTACATCCCGCGCGTGACCGCCGCGCTCGAAGGGCTGGAGTTTCCTTACGGCTATTCGTTCACGTTCCGCGATTGGGAGGAGCGGCGGCGCGAGCAATCCCGGGAGTTCCTCGTGAACCTCATCCTCGCGCTTTTCCTGATCTTCGCCGTCATGGCGGGTGTCTTCGAATCGGTTCTCCAGGCGATCAGCCTCATGGTGGCGCTCCCCTTCGCGCTCGGCGGCGCGATCTGGATTCTCTATCTCACGAAAACGGACTTCGACCAACCGGCCGCGGTCGGGCTTCTTCTTCTCATCGGGATCGTCGTGAACAACGGGATCGTGATGATCGAGCACATCAATCACTATAGGCGTCAAGGGACTGGGCGGTACGACGCGATGATCGCCGGAGGCCGCGAGAGACTCCGTCCGATCTTGATGACCGCGATCACGACCCTCGTCGGCCTCGTTCCGATCGTCGTCCAGAGACCGGCCCTGGCCGGGGTTTACTACTACTCGATGGCTCTCGTCATCATGGGCGGGCTCGCGGTCTCCACGTTCTTGACATCCGTCTTGCTCCCGACGACGGCCGTGCTCTCGGAGGATCTCTACGCCGGTCTCCGCGCGCGACTCGCCGCGGTCGGCGCGCGGTTTCGGGGAGGAGCGCGGCGCGAGCCGGTTTGAACGCCGGAGAACCGTGAACCGTCTATTCGGACAGACGCCGATGCGACCCGCGTTCTTCGGGAACATATGCAAGAAAGAGGGATCGAATCATGAGACCGTCCGGAATCGCTCGTGTCGCGCTCGCCATTTTCGCTCTTCTCTCGCCGGCCGCGCGCTCGGCGCCTCCGGAACGGCTCGACCGCGCGGCCGCGCTCACGGTCGAGGGGGATTACGCGGCAGCGATAGGCGAGTACCGGGCGTTTCTCTCCGAAGCGCCGGACGACCGGCTCGCGCCGGTCGCGGCAATGGCGATTGCGAACATCCATCTTCGCGTTCTTCGCGACACGACCGAGGCGGAGAAGACGCTGAGTCGCGTTCTCGCCGACTATCGGGGGGCCGCCTGGGCGGCGGAAGCGGCGCGGGAGAAGGCCGCCTGCGCGCGGTCGCGCGAGAGGTGGCAAGAGGCGGCGGAGTCGTATCTTCTCGCCCTCGAGCTCGCAGCCGGAACGCCGGGTTCCGAATCCGATCAATGGATGAGCGAGGTCACGGTCGCCGCGGCCGACTGCCACTATCGGGCCGGCGACCCCGCGAAGGTGATTGAGACATACGAGAAGGCGCTTGTCGGAGAGCCGCCCCCAGAGGTCGCCGCCGTCGCTCTCTTTCGGCTCGGGGAAACGTACGAATCGAAAAACGAAGAAGAGAAGGCGGCAGAGAGCTACGCGCGTGTTCTGCGCTCGTACCCGTCATCCGAGCTTTTCGATCAGGCGATCGGAAAGCGCGAGTTGATCGATCGACACGCGGCGATCGATTGGAGACCGTACGCCGCCTACTCGGAGGCGACGCGGATGATCGCCGCCCGCGACTTGGAAGGAGCCCTCGCGAAGATCGACGAGGTTCTCGCCGCCCCTTCGGACGAAGCGCTCGCCGAGTGCGCCGAGTACCGCAAGATCGCGATCGAAACGGCTCTTCGCGCCTCCTTCCGCGAAGGGTGCGAGCGACTCGAGGCGTTCCTCGACAAGCACCCGAATGGACAGATGAGAGGAGCTGCGGAGCGGACGTTGGAGCGCGATTGGGGTCCTGCCGCCGACCTGGAAGAAAGGGTTGAGGAAGATCCCGAGAACCCGGGGCTCCTCGGCCAGCTCGGCGGTATCTATCTTCGCGCGCGCGCGCCCGGCCGCGCGATCGATTTGCTCGAGAGAGCCGCCGCGCTCGATCCGGAGAACGATCTTCTCCGTCTTCAGCTCGGCTACGCGCACGCGCAAGCGGGCGACGACACAAACGCGCTCGAGTCGTTCCGGTCCTATCTCGACCGCCACCCGCAAGACACGCGCGTGATGAACCAGATCGGCTATCTCTACCTCGGCCGCGGCGAGGCGGAGCAGGCGATCTCTTACTTCCGGATGTACGTCGAGGCCGCGCCGGATGAAGCGAACGCGCACGACAGCATGGGCGAGGGTTTGCTCGCTGCCGGGCGGTTCGAAGAAGCCGCGCGCGAATATGAGATGGCGGTCTCGATCGATCCGTCGTTTGCGAACTCGTATTTCATGTTGGGCCGTGCGCGAACGGAACTGAAGGACACCGCGGGGGCGATTGCCGCATACGAACGTTTCCTGGAGCTCAGCCCGACCGGGGCGCAGGCGGACCAGGCGCGGGCGGCGCTCGAAGAGCTTCGCGCGCAGTAGCGCCGGCGCGCCGAGCGCCGGGGGAGAAATCACCATGGACATGAACATTTCAAGACGCGAGTTTCTCAAGCGATCCGCTGTTCTCGGCGCCGGAGTCGCCGCCGGCTCTGCCGCGCTGTCGGGACGCGCGCTCCCGGCGGGTCTCGCGCGCTATCGGCCGCCGATCGACCTCGCGGTGGCGGGCGGGACATCTCCCGCCCGGAATTGCCTCGCTGCCGTCGACGCCCTGGGCGGGTTCGGGAAGTTCGTCCAACCCGGAGACAAGGTCGTCGTGAAGCCGAACCCGATCGGCTCGAGCCCGCCTGAAATGGCCGTCAACACGCATCCGGAGATGGTCGAGGCGGTCGTCCGCGAGTGCTTCGCGGCCGGAGCGGGAGAGGTCATCGTCCTCAGCCATGACGGGATGAGCTCCTTCACGGGGAACGGAACCGCGGACGCGGTCGAGCGGGCGGGCGGGACGGTGAAGGCGCTCCAGAACCGGCACGAGGAGTTCGCGGAGATCCCCGTTCCGCGAGGCCGCGTTCTCCGAACGGTCGAAATCGCAAGAGACATCATCGACGCCGACGTCTTCATCAACATGCCGATCGCGAAGCATCACGGGCAGACTCGCGTCACGTTCGCGATGAAGAACCTGATGGGCGTGAATTGGGACAGGATCTTCTTTCACAGAAACGATATCGAACGCTGCATCGCCGAGCTCGCCTCCGCGATTCCGCACAGCCTCGTGATCATGGACGCGAACCACGTGCTTCTCACGAACGGCCCGAGCGGTCCCGGCCGAGTCGTCCGCCCACAGCGGGTGATCGCCGGGATCGATCCGGTGGCGGTGGATGCGTACTCGACGCGCTTTCACGAGATTCTTCCGGAGAGGATTCGGCACATCCGCGAAGCGTACGATCTCGGCGTTGGCGAGATGCACGTGGAGAATCTCAGGATCGAGGAGGTGAACGCATAGGTAATTGGGGACAGTCACCTATTACGGTTCCCAATTACCTGTTTCGACTTTCGCAATGGGGATCGGTAATAGGTGACTGTCCCCAATTACCCCCCAATTACCCATGCAGCGAAAGGAGGCGCGTGTGTTCAAGGAATTCAAGGAATTCGCGATGCGCGGGAACGTGGTGGACATGGCGGTCGGCATCATCATCGGCGGAGCGTTTGGCGGGATTGTCGCTTCGCTCGTCAAGGATGTTCTCATGCCGCCGATCGGTCTTCTTCTCGGCAATGTGGACTTCTCGAACCTCTATCTTGTGCTGAGGGGGGGAGGGGCGGAGTTCGCCTCCCTCGAAGAAGCGGCGAAGACCGGCGCGGTCACACTGAACTACGGTGTCTTCATGAACACGGTCATCAACTTCCTCATCGTCGCGTTCGCCGTGTTCCTTCTCATCAAGAACATCAACCGCATGAAACGGCAGGAGGTGCCGGCTCCCGCCGCGCCGACGACGAAGGAATGCCCGCACTGCCTCTCCGTGATCCCGATCAAGGCGAAGCGCTGCGCGTTCTGCACGTCGGCGGTCGAGTAGCGGGAACCGGCGGAACGAAACGAGGGCGGCTTCTGCTGCCGCCCTCGCTTCATTCGAAGAGCGCTTTCACCTGTCCCCACGATGCGAAGACTTCGCAGCACGCTTCCGGTACACCGGAGAGGTTCGGCTGAACGATGATCGTCCCCGTCATCCCCATGATCTCGTGCGGTCTGCAAAAGTATGGGTACGTGCCGGCCGTGTCGCTGAAGGCGTAAAAGAACTCCGGGTTGAGCCCGCTGAGCGGAGCGTCGAAGAGGGCGCCCGCGTTCGGATCGCCCGATCCGAAGCCGCTCGTCACCGTGTGGGAGAGCGAGCCGTTCACCCATCGCACCGTATCCCCGAGCTGAATCGTGATCGAAGCGGGGACGAAGGTCGTTCCGGAAGTCGTGACAGTCGTCGTGTCCGCCAACGCAGGACCGGCCGCCGCGAAGAGGAGCGCAAAAACGAAAAACGCTCGTCGCATTCCCTATCTCCTTCACATGCAACGCGTTCGGCGGGGGGATCGGGACGCGAGTTCCCGCGAGTCTGTTCGAAAGCTAGTCACGGATTCCCAAAGCCGCAAGCGCACGGCTCTTCACGCGAACCGGTCGTCCGCCTTCTTCCTCGCGGCCCGGCGCTTGGCTTGCTTCAGCCACCCGAGACGGTCGGCCGGCGGGGCGTCCAGTTCCGGCACGTGCGGCTTGATGTCGAGGAGCGGCGTTCCGTCGAGAATGTCGACGTTTTCGATATGAAGGATCATCCCCTCGACGCGGACGAGCCGCACGACCGAGAAGCCGATCGGGTTTGGCCTCGACGGCGCGCGCGTAGCAAAGACCCCCCGCTTCTCCGAATCGAGAAAGGGGGGCACGGTCAGCTTTGGCGTGGACGCCCGATGGAAATGGTAGATGAGGACGATATGCGAGAACCCGTCGAGGTCCTTGAGGCCTTCGGCGAAATCGGGGAAGATCTCGACGGTTCCTCGAACGCCGGCCGCCCCCGTCGGCTGGATCGGCATCCCTTCGAGCTTCGTGAACGGCGTGCGAATCACGCCGATCAGCTCGAACTCGACCTTCATCGGCTTCCCCTCAGGCGGCGGCAACTGCGCCTACGCGCCCGGCGATGATCGCTTGAGCGCGAACTCGATCTTCGCGCGAAGCTCCTCGTCGCTCGACTCGCCTCCGAAACCGACGGTCCGAAAGAGAATCCTCCCCTCGCGATCGAGCAAGAAGGAAGTCGGGATCCCGGACACCTGAAAGCGGGCCGCGGCCGAAGTCTCTCCGTCCCCACCGCTGTCCGGATCGAGAAAATAGGGCATCGTGAGCCCGAGCTCTCGCCACTTCTCCGCAACGGCTTGCCGCCTTTCGTCTCCGGTTTCCCTCTCCCACACGTTGACGGGGAGCACGACGAAATCCGCGCCTTGCATCTCGCGAGCGATCGCTTCCACATGCGGAAGCGCGCGCCGGCAGGGCCCGCACCAGGTCGCCCAGAAATCGACGAGAACGACCTTGCCTCGAAAATCCGAGAGCGAGCGGGTCGTTCCGTCCTTATCCTCGAAGCGAATATCGGGCGCCTCCCAATCGAGCACGCGGCTTTCGAGCTTCGACATCAAGCGGGCGCGGCGCGCTTCCGCAACGGCGGCCGCATGCCTCTCGAAATCCTCGTTCGGCCGCGCCTTCGCGAACAGATCGCGCCAGATTGCGCGTGCTTCCTCGGATGGCTTCGCGCGCTCGGCGAAACGCTCCATCGCCGCAAGAGCGTCGGCAGGCCGCGCGGCCCGCTCGTAGAGCCTCGCGAGGTCCTCGAACACCCCCGCCTCGGCCGCCTGCGACATCACGGAGGCGAGCTCGGCGAGCACGACGGCCGCCTCGCCGTACCGCTCCTTCTTCTCGAGAACATCGGCAAGACCGGCCATCGCGCGCCCGATCGTCCACTCGTGCGATGCGGCCCACTCGGATTGCGACTCCGGTCCCGACGGAGACCATTTCTCCGCGCGCGCCTCCTCCACGCACCGTTGAAAGAGAGCTTCGGCCTCGTCGAGCTTTCCGGGTTGAGCGGCGAGCCACTCGGCGTAGGCGGTCGCCTGCTCCGTCTCCATCGGCTCTCCGCTTTGCACGATCTCGCCCGCGCGCTCGGGAGCATCGAGACGACGGAGGTAGATCGAAACGAGCATTCCTCGGGCGGTCGGAGCGGCGGGCGACCCCGGATTCGCATCCAAGAAAGCGCGAAGGCGCGCGGCGGAACCTTCCCAATCGCGTCTGTTCGCGAGGGATTCAACCGCGAGCGTCGCGATCGCCGTGTCCCCTGGAAAGCGCGCGGCGAGTCCGGCCGCGAGCGAATCGCGAAGGGCGTTCTCGCTCATCGCCTCGAACAGTCCAAGGAACTCGATCGTCCCCGACTTCGGTGCGCCCCACGTCTCCCAGCCGGCGAAGAACCCGCCCGCCTCATCTCGGACGGCGCTCTTCAGGGAATCGAGGCGGATCGGGTCGTCTCTCCGCTCTCTCATCTTGCGGGTCCAATCAACCGGTCGGAGCAATGGGTACTTCGGATCAGCGGTGCGGGCCGCGTCGAGACTCGCGGCCGCCGCCTTTCTGTCCGCTGCCATCGAGACAGGGCCTTCGAGACGCGTTTCCCCCCACTGAAGTCGCGAAAGCTGAAGATGCGCGCCCGGAGCCGCCCGTCCTTTCACATAAAAAGGAATCACCCAAGGGTTGCCGCGGTTGTTGTCGAAGACCTCGCGGTCGTCCGCGTTCACGAACGCCGCGACGAAAAGGACGGGGACCTTCGGCATCCGCTCCGCGGGGACGAAGCGAACGGTCCACACGTCCCCTTGCCTCGTCATCGGGATCTCTTCCGAGCGGAGATCGCCGCTCGCGGAGAGAAACGAGACGCGGAGATCGATTCTTTCCGCTCGCTCGAGAGGGGAACGAGAGAGAGAGGGCCGGTAGTCGATCATGAGCTCGTGATCCGCTTCCGGCTTCGCGGGGTAGACGGAGAAGGCCGCCGGTTCCGGCTGCTTCGAACAGAACGCGAAAAGACAAGTCGCGATCGCGAGAACGAGGATTGCCGAGCGCCGCATCGAGGCCTCCATTCCTCCCGCCCGCGCCGCGCCTGCGAGCGGATTTCCGTATCGATGCATCCGCCTGAAACGAGCGATCACCCCTATCGTGCGATCATCCGGGAAACCGCCGAAGCTCCGTGAGGCGGATGCGCGGTCTCGCCCCTATTCGTTCGTATCGGCCCGGTCGGTTAGAATCGTCACGCGATTCTTACATACTTCAAGAAATCCGCCGTGCGCGGTGAAGCGGCGGACCGATCCGTCGGGCGAAGTGACGCGAAGAGAGCCGAGCCCGAGAGCGGCGACGAGAGGGGCGTGATTGTAGAGAACGCCGACCTCTCCATCCACCGCGGTCGCGACGACCTTGACCGCGTCCCCCTCGAACACCCGTCCCTCGGGGGAGACGATCTCGCATCGAAAGGCCCGATCGGTTCTCACGAGACTCCCAGCTCCTTCGCGCGGGCGACGGCTTCGTCGATCCCCCCGCAATAGGCGAATGCTTGCTCGGGCAGATGATCGTATTTCCCGTCGACAACCTGTCGGAAGCTCTCGATCGTCGTCTTCAGAGGAACGTAGATCCCCTTGTGCCCCGTGAAAGCCTCCGCTACGTGGAACGGTTGCGAAAGAAACTTCTGCACCCGGCGGGCTCTCTGCACGATCGCCTTGTCCTCTTCCGAAAGCTCGTCCATTCCGAGAATCGCGATGATGTCCTGCAGCTCCTTGTAGCGCTGCAAGATCGCTTTCACCTTCTGCGCGACTTCGTAGTGCTCCTCTCCGAGCACGTTCGGATCCATGATGCGCGAGGTGGAATCGAGAGGATCGACGGCCGGATAGATGCCGAGCTCCGCGATTTGCCTCGAGAGAACCGTCGTGGCGTCGAGGTGCGTGAACGCGGCCGCCGGCGCCGGGTCAGTCAGGTCATCGGCGGGAACGTAGATCGCCTGCACTGAGGTGATCGAGCCTTTCTTCGTCGACGTGATCCTCTCTTGCAGTTCTCCCATTTCCGTCCCCAAGGTCGGCTGATAACCGACCGCCGAGGGCATGCGGCCGAGAAGCGCCGACACTTCCGAGCCGGCCTGCGAGAAGCGGAAGATGTTGTCGATGAAGAGAAGAACATCCTGTCTTGATTCATCGCGGAAGTATTCCGCCATCGTTAGCCCCGAGAGACCGACCCGAAGGCGCGCTCCGGGCGGTTCGTTCATTTGTCCGTACACGAGGCATGTCTTTTCGAGGACGCCAGATTCCTTCATCTCCAAATAAAGATCGTTCCCCTCGCGAGTCCGTTCGCCGACGCCGCAGAAGACCGAATAGCCGCCGTGCGCGGTGGCGATGTTGTGGATCAGCTCCATGATGATGACGGTCTTGCCGACGCCGGCGCCGCCGAAGAGGCCGGTCTTCCCGCCGCGGACGTACGGGGCGAGGAGATCGACCACCTTGATGCCGGTCTCGAAGATCAGCGTGTGAGGTTCCAGCGCCTCGAAGGGAGGAGCCTCGCGGTGGATCGGTCTTCTCTCCGTTCCCGCGGGGATCGGGAGCCCCTCGTCGATCGGCTCGCCGAGAAGGTTGAAAAGCCGGCCGAGAGTCGCGTTGCCGACCGGGACGGTAATCGGGCTCCCGGTGTTCTTCACCGGCATCCCGCGGACCACACCGTCCGTCGAAGACATTGCGACCGCCCGCACCTGATTCCTTCCCAGATGGTGCTGCACCTCCGCGGTCAATCGGATCCTGCGGCCGTCGACGTCTTCGTCGACGACGAGGGCAGTGTAGATCTCCGGCACGTGCTCCTCTTCGAATTCCACATCCAGAACGGGGCCGATCACCTGGACCACTTTCCCGATGCTCATGAACAAGACTCCTTCGCGCCTAAACGAGCGCCGAGGCTCCGCCCACGATCTCCGCGATTTCCTGCGTGATCTGGGCCTGGCGGGCGCGATTGTAGCTCCTCGTCAGGAGACGGATCAGCTCTTCGGCGTTGTCCGTCGCGTTCTTCATGGCGATTCGTCTGGCCGCCTGCTCTCCCGCGGCGTTCTCAAGAAGCGCCCGAAAGATCTTGTGCTCGACGATGCGGGGAAGCAGATTGCCCAGGATCGTCCGCGCCGTCGGTTCGAGAAGAAAGTCCGGGCGACGCGCCCTTTCCTCTTCGAGAGCCGGGAACGGCAGAACAACCTCCGTGACCGGCGGTTGCGACGAGAGCGAAGCGAACGATGCGTAAACGACCCGGAGCTCGTCGATCGTTCCTCGGAGAAACTCGTCGATGAAGAGACCGGCGATCTCGGATGCCTGCGCCATGGTCGGACGATCCCCGATATCCGAACGCGAGGAGGCGATCGCGTACCCCCGGTAGCGGAGAGCGTTCGCGCCTTTTCTTCCGACCGTGTGGATCTCGACATCGATCCCTTCCAGGCGCAGCCCTTCGATCGATCGGCGCGCGAGCCGGAGCACGTTCGCGTTGAACGCGCCGCAGAGCCCGCGGTTCGACGTGACGACGAGAAGGCCGACCCTGCGCCTCGTCTCCGGAACCCGAAGAAGGAGAAACTCCTCCTCGCGCGCCCCTGGCCCCGCCGCTCTGAGGATCTCCTCCAGCTTCTTTCCGTACGGGCGCGCCGCGAGCGCGCGCCGCTGCGTCTTTCTCATTCGGGACGTCGCGACGAGCTCCATCGTCTTCGTGATCTGCTTCGTTTTCTGAAGGCTCCGAATCCGCCTTCCGATCTCGCGCATCTTCGCCATCGAGCGCCCGCCTACTCTTTCGCGTAATCGGCCTTGAACTCAAGGAGCGCCGCCGCGAGAGCCGCGTCGTTCTCTTTCGTGATCTCTTTCTTCTCGGCGATGTCTCGGAGAATTCCGCCGCACGCTTCCCGCATGAACGCGAGGAACTTCGCCTCGAAATCGCGGACCTTCGCGACCGGGACGTCGTCGAGAAAGCCCTTGGTTCCCGCGTAAATCGACACGACTTGCTCCTCGACCGGCATCGGTTTGTACTGCGGTTGCTTCAAGAGCTCCACCAGGCGGACTCCTCGGTCGAGCTGCGCCTGCGTCGTCTTGTCGAGCTCCGTCCCGAGCTGCGCGAACGCCTCCAACTCCCGGTATTGGGCGAGGTCGAGCCGAAGCGAACCGGCGACCTGGCGCATGGCGCGGACCTGCGCGTTTCCCCCGACTCGGGAAACCGAAATACCCACGCTGATCGCCGGACGAACACCCGCGAAGAAGAGGTCGTTCACCAGAAATATCTGTCCGTCCGTGATCGAGATGACATTCGTCGGAATGTAGGCGGAGACGTCGCCCGCCTGGGTCTCGATGATCGGGAGCGCCGTGAGGGATCCTCCACCCTTGGCTTCGGAGAGCTTCGCGGAGCGCTCGAGAAGCCGAGAATGAAGATAGAAGATGTCGCCCGGATACGCCTCGCGGCCCGGCGGTCTTCGGAGAACGAGGGAGAGCTGCCGGTACGCGTTCGCCTGCTTGGACAGATCGTCGTAGACGCAGAGCGTGTCTTCGTTCTTCTCATACACAAAATATTCGGCCATCGCGCAGCCCGCGTACGGCGCGATATACTGAAGGGGCGCGGGATCGCTCGCGCCCGCGAAGACGACGGTCGTATAGTCCATCGCGCCGGACGCGGCGAGCCGCTCGACGACGCCGGCCACCGTCGAGGCCTTCTGGCCAATCGCGACGTAGAAGCACTTCACCCCTTGGCCCTTCTGATTGATGATCGTGTCGATCGCGATGGCCGTCTTCCCCGTCCCCCGGTCGCCGATGATGAGCTCCCGCTGCCCTCTTCCGATCGGGATCATCGAGTCGATCGCCTTGAGACCGGTTTGAAGGGGCTGTTTCACCGGCTGACGATGCACGACGCCCGGCGCGTGGAACTCCACCGGGCGACGGGAACTTGCCTCCACGGGACCTTTGTCATCGAGCGGTTGACCGAGCGGGTTCACAACGCGTCCGATCAGTGCCTCGCCGACCGGCACATCGAGAATCCGGCCGGTCCGCCGCACCTCCTGGCCCTCCACGATACGAAGGTACTCTCCGAGGATCACGGCACCGATCGAGTCCTCTTCCAGGTTCAGCGCGATTCCGTACACGCCCTCGCCGAACTCGAGCATTTCGCTCGCCATCGCTGAGCGAAGGCCGTGCACCCGCGCCACCCCGTCCCCGACCTCGAGGACCGTTCCGACCTCCTCGATCTCGAGATCCCGGTCGAACGCGCGGATCTTTTGCTTGATTACCGAAGTAATCTCTTCGGGTCTTATCTTCATGAACCAGCTGCTCCTCTATGTTCCGGGCGGGGCGAGAAGTCTCAATCTCAGCTCCCGAATGCGCCTCCTGAGGCTTCCGTCCGCAAGGATGTCTCCGATCCGGAGAACTCCTCCGCCGAGAAGTTGCGGATCCACGGTCTTCTCGAGAATCACGCGCCTACCGGCGCGCCTTGAAAGCTCCTCGACGAGGGCGGCTGCGTCCTCTTCCGCGAGAGGGGCGGCCGTCGTCACGCGTCCGCGCAGAT
The DNA window shown above is from Candidatus Eisenbacteria bacterium and carries:
- a CDS encoding TlpA family protein disulfide reductase, with translation MRRSAILVLAIATCLFAFCSKQPEPAAFSVYPAKPEADHELMIDYRPSLSRSPLERAERIDLRVSFLSASGDLRSEEIPMTRQGDVWTVRFVPAERMPKVPVLFVAAFVNADDREVFDNNRGNPWVIPFYVKGRAAPGAHLQLSRLQWGETRLEGPVSMAADRKAAAASLDAARTADPKYPLLRPVDWTRKMRERRDDPIRLDSLKSAVRDEAGGFFAGWETWGAPKSGTIEFLGLFEAMSENALRDSLAAGLAARFPGDTAIATLAVESLANRRDWEGSAARLRAFLDANPGSPAAPTARGMLVSIYLRRLDAPERAGEIVQSGEPMETEQATAYAEWLAAQPGKLDEAEALFQRCVEEARAEKWSPSGPESQSEWAASHEWTIGRAMAGLADVLEKKERYGEAAVVLAELASVMSQAAEAGVFEDLARLYERAARPADALAAMERFAERAKPSEEARAIWRDLFAKARPNEDFERHAAAVAEARRARLMSKLESRVLDWEAPDIRFEDKDGTTRSLSDFRGKVVLVDFWATWCGPCRRALPHVEAIAREMQGADFVVLPVNVWERETGDERRQAVAEKWRELGLTMPYFLDPDSGGDGETSAAARFQVSGIPTSFLLDREGRILFRTVGFGGESSDEELRAKIEFALKRSSPGA
- the atpD gene encoding F0F1 ATP synthase subunit beta; amino-acid sequence: MSIGKVVQVIGPVLDVEFEEEHVPEIYTALVVDEDVDGRRIRLTAEVQHHLGRNQVRAVAMSSTDGVVRGMPVKNTGSPITVPVGNATLGRLFNLLGEPIDEGLPIPAGTERRPIHREAPPFEALEPHTLIFETGIKVVDLLAPYVRGGKTGLFGGAGVGKTVIIMELIHNIATAHGGYSVFCGVGERTREGNDLYLEMKESGVLEKTCLVYGQMNEPPGARLRVGLSGLTMAEYFRDESRQDVLLFIDNIFRFSQAGSEVSALLGRMPSAVGYQPTLGTEMGELQERITSTKKGSITSVQAIYVPADDLTDPAPAAAFTHLDATTVLSRQIAELGIYPAVDPLDSTSRIMDPNVLGEEHYEVAQKVKAILQRYKELQDIIAILGMDELSEEDKAIVQRARRVQKFLSQPFHVAEAFTGHKGIYVPLKTTIESFRQVVDGKYDHLPEQAFAYCGGIDEAVARAKELGVS
- a CDS encoding tetratricopeptide repeat protein: MRPSGIARVALAIFALLSPAARSAPPERLDRAAALTVEGDYAAAIGEYRAFLSEAPDDRLAPVAAMAIANIHLRVLRDTTEAEKTLSRVLADYRGAAWAAEAAREKAACARSRERWQEAAESYLLALELAAGTPGSESDQWMSEVTVAAADCHYRAGDPAKVIETYEKALVGEPPPEVAAVALFRLGETYESKNEEEKAAESYARVLRSYPSSELFDQAIGKRELIDRHAAIDWRPYAAYSEATRMIAARDLEGALAKIDEVLAAPSDEALAECAEYRKIAIETALRASFREGCERLEAFLDKHPNGQMRGAAERTLERDWGPAADLEERVEEDPENPGLLGQLGGIYLRARAPGRAIDLLERAAALDPENDLLRLQLGYAHAQAGDDTNALESFRSYLDRHPQDTRVMNQIGYLYLGRGEAEQAISYFRMYVEAAPDEANAHDSMGEGLLAAGRFEEAAREYEMAVSIDPSFANSYFMLGRARTELKDTAGAIAAYERFLELSPTGAQADQARAALEELRAQ
- the atpC gene encoding ATP synthase F1 subunit epsilon, which encodes MRTDRAFRCEIVSPEGRVFEGDAVKVVATAVDGEVGVLYNHAPLVAALGLGSLRVTSPDGSVRRFTAHGGFLEVCKNRVTILTDRADTNE
- the atpG gene encoding ATP synthase F1 subunit gamma, with the translated sequence MAKMREIGRRIRSLQKTKQITKTMELVATSRMRKTQRRALAARPYGKKLEEILRAAGPGAREEEFLLLRVPETRRRVGLLVVTSNRGLCGAFNANVLRLARRSIEGLRLEGIDVEIHTVGRKGANALRYRGYAIASSRSDIGDRPTMAQASEIAGLFIDEFLRGTIDELRVVYASFASLSSQPPVTEVVLPFPALEEERARRPDFLLEPTARTILGNLLPRIVEHKIFRALLENAAGEQAARRIAMKNATDNAEELIRLLTRSYNRARQAQITQEIAEIVGGASALV
- a CDS encoding plastocyanin (participates in electron transfer in photosystem I), coding for MRRAFFVFALLFAAAGPALADTTTVTTSGTTFVPASITIQLGDTVRWVNGSLSHTVTSGFGSGDPNAGALFDAPLSGLNPEFFYAFSDTAGTYPYFCRPHEIMGMTGTIIVQPNLSGVPEACCEVFASWGQVKALFE
- the tsaA gene encoding tRNA (N6-threonylcarbamoyladenosine(37)-N6)-methyltransferase TrmO, with translation MKVEFELIGVIRTPFTKLEGMPIQPTGAAGVRGTVEIFPDFAEGLKDLDGFSHIVLIYHFHRASTPKLTVPPFLDSEKRGVFATRAPSRPNPIGFSVVRLVRVEGMILHIENVDILDGTPLLDIKPHVPELDAPPADRLGWLKQAKRRAARKKADDRFA
- a CDS encoding F0F1 ATP synthase subunit alpha, whose amino-acid sequence is MKIRPEEITSVIKQKIRAFDRDLEIEEVGTVLEVGDGVARVHGLRSAMASEMLEFGEGVYGIALNLEEDSIGAVILGEYLRIVEGQEVRRTGRILDVPVGEALIGRVVNPLGQPLDDKGPVEASSRRPVEFHAPGVVHRQPVKQPLQTGLKAIDSMIPIGRGQRELIIGDRGTGKTAIAIDTIINQKGQGVKCFYVAIGQKASTVAGVVERLAASGAMDYTTVVFAGASDPAPLQYIAPYAGCAMAEYFVYEKNEDTLCVYDDLSKQANAYRQLSLVLRRPPGREAYPGDIFYLHSRLLERSAKLSEAKGGGSLTALPIIETQAGDVSAYIPTNVISITDGQIFLVNDLFFAGVRPAISVGISVSRVGGNAQVRAMRQVAGSLRLDLAQYRELEAFAQLGTELDKTTQAQLDRGVRLVELLKQPQYKPMPVEEQVVSIYAGTKGFLDDVPVAKVRDFEAKFLAFMREACGGILRDIAEKKEITKENDAALAAALLEFKADYAKE
- the mscL gene encoding large conductance mechanosensitive channel protein MscL — translated: MFKEFKEFAMRGNVVDMAVGIIIGGAFGGIVASLVKDVLMPPIGLLLGNVDFSNLYLVLRGGGAEFASLEEAAKTGAVTLNYGVFMNTVINFLIVAFAVFLLIKNINRMKRQEVPAPAAPTTKECPHCLSVIPIKAKRCAFCTSAVE
- a CDS encoding DUF362 domain-containing protein → MDMNISRREFLKRSAVLGAGVAAGSAALSGRALPAGLARYRPPIDLAVAGGTSPARNCLAAVDALGGFGKFVQPGDKVVVKPNPIGSSPPEMAVNTHPEMVEAVVRECFAAGAGEVIVLSHDGMSSFTGNGTADAVERAGGTVKALQNRHEEFAEIPVPRGRVLRTVEIARDIIDADVFINMPIAKHHGQTRVTFAMKNLMGVNWDRIFFHRNDIERCIAELASAIPHSLVIMDANHVLLTNGPSGPGRVVRPQRVIAGIDPVAVDAYSTRFHEILPERIRHIREAYDLGVGEMHVENLRIEEVNA